Part of the Verrucomicrobiia bacterium genome, GCGGCACGAGCTTCCGATGGAGCTGCCGCAAAAGCGGCGCCGTGACCAGCCTTCTTTTGCCATGGCGGCGCTTGGGCCAGGGGTCGGGGAAATAAATATGGAAGATGGAAACGCTCGCGTCCGGAAGGTATTTTTCGAGAAAAGGCTGCGCGTGCACGCGGAAGAAGCGCACGTTCGGCAGGTTCCGCTTTTCGCCGCGCTTTTGGCCGATCTTCATCCACTTTCCCGCGTAGTCGATGCCGACAAAATTGACGCCGGGATTCTGGATCGCGCGGTCGAGCATGAACTTGGCCTTGCCGCAGCCGATCTCGACTTCCAGCGGCCCTGGCGTTTCGAAAAGCTCTGTGAACGCGGGCATTTCCACCGGAAGTTTTTCGTGCGGCCCCGAGGGGCGGCGCGGGAGCGGAAGCGCGTCTTCGGCTTTGGGCTTTTCGGCGGCGAGAGACGTTTTCACCGGGCCTCCGGACGTTCAAGCAGCACCAGCGTTTCAAGGTGGCGGGTTCTCGGGAAGAAATCAAAAGGCACGATGTTCCGGACGTTCCAGCCCGCCGCCGTCAAGGCCGTGAGGTCGCGGGCAAGAGACTCGGGATGGCAGGAAAGATAAAACAGGAAATCGATTTGCCGGAAGCGGATCAGCATGTCCAGAGCGGAAGCGCTCAGCCCCTTGCGCGGCGGATCGATCATGGCCACCGATTTCGCATCGGGCTGCGCGGCCAGCACTTCAGCAAGCTTGTCTTCGACCCGGCCCTCATGCGCCTCGGCATGCGGCAGATGGTGATGGCGGATATTGTAGCGAGCGATCTCCACCGAGGCCGCATGCTCTTCAAGCATCACGATACGTTTGAAGAAATCCTGCATCGCGATTCCGAAAAGCCCGACGCCCGAATAAAGATCGAGGAAAAGCCCGCGGCGTTCCTGCGGCACAAGCGATTCGATTTTATCCATGAGCGCGGGCAGGATCGAAAGGTTTGCCTGAAAAAAAGTCTCGAGCGAAAAATGAATGCGCTTGCCTCGCACTTCGGTCCAGAGATAATCGTCCGGGCGCATGCGCAAAGAATGCCGTCCGATGCCGCCCCAGAAAACACGCCCGTCGTCTCCGGTTTTGACCACGATGTTGGCGATGCGGTAATCCGGCGGCAATTTCTCCGCGGCCTGCCGCTTGAGTTCGGGAATGAAATCCGAAATGGCTTCGCGCGCGATGGCGCAGGAATCGATCGAAAGGACGCGCTTTTGCTGCGGCGGCATGAAGCCCATGAACATTTCCCCGGATTTGATGCGCAGGAACGTGAGGTCCAGGCGGCTGCGGCTGTGATAAATATCGGGAGAGGCCACGACCGGCTGGATCAGCGCGGTGTCGAGCCCGGGGCAGCGGCCGAGCAGGTTCCGGAGCAGCGCCTGCTTGGCTTCGAGCTCGGCTTCGTAGGTCACGTCCTGGTAAAGGCAGCCGCCGCAGGTGCCGAACACCGGGCACAAGGGGGTCACTTTTTCCGTGGAAAGCTGGGATTCGATCACGAGGACAGGCCTTTCTTGAAAGAGAGTGACGCCAGTATGCCAAAATTAGACAGGGGGTCAAGCGAAATGCTATACTCGCGTCCGTTTCCCCTTCCGAAGACCTCTTGCAACAAAGTTTGGGGACAGAGCCTTCGGACCTGTCCCCGTTCCACGCTGAAAGCAAACCCTGGGGACAAGACATACCTTTAGGTGTGTCCCCAGTACCAACAAGCCGCGGAAATCAATTCCCTAAATAGGACGAATGATGAAAGCTGCTGAAAATAACGACCGTATTTTTTTGACCGGACTCCAGATTTCCTGCATCATCGGAATCTTCGACTGGGAACGCAAAACCCGCCAGAAGATCCTGATCGATCTCGAGATTCCCACCGACGTGCGCAAGGCTGCGCGGCGCGACCGCATCGAAGACGCCACGGATTACAAAAAAATCGCCAAACGGACCGCGGCTTTCGTCAAAGAGAGCCGGTTTTATCTCATTGAAACTTTGGCGGAAAAACTGGCGGGCCTCTTATTAAAGGAATTCCGCCTGAAGGAAATCAAGCTGCGGGTTTCAAAGCCGGGAGCGGTGCGCGGCTCGGATAATGTCGGGATTGAAATTACGCGTAAGGCCGGAAGGCGTTAAATGAAGAAGACCATGTATTTCGCGTACGGGGCCGCGCCGCGGGCAACGTCAACCGTCCCGCCCACCACGCCGTTCACGGCCTGAAAAGCACCGGACATGGCGCCGGTCATGATCCCGAACGGGAACCCCTGGAACGACTGCGCCAGCACTTGTCCGGGCACCTGGAAAGCGGCGCCCACGATCTTGGAAACGCCCCGGCCGATCAATCCGACGCTGTCTTGGGCATGAGCCTTCGATGGAAGAAAGGCGCATCCAACTCCCAGGACCAGGGCGAAGATCCAAAGTCTTTTCATGGTAGAGAGTAACGGCATTTGAGGCCCGTCCGTTGAGGAACTTCTTTGATTCCGGGGTTGCACTTTTCCGGATTTTCGATAGACTAAACGGCTATGAAAAACGTCCTTATCACCGGCGGCGCCGGCTTTATCGGCTCCAATCTCGCCTTGGAAATCCAGTCCCGCTATCCTGAAGCCCATGTGACGGTTCTGGATGATTTCCGCGTCGGCAGCTTCAAAAACCTGATCGGCTTCCGCGGCGATGTCATGGCTTACGACGTCGCGGACAAATCCTGGGTCTCGATCCTCGCCGCCCGGCCTCTGGATACGGTTTTTCACCTGGCCTCGATCACGGACACGACGGTCCTGGATGAAAAGAAAATGATGTTCGACAACGTCGAGGGTTTCCGCAACGTCCTCGAGCTCGCCCACTCCAAAAAAGCGGACGTGGTCTTCGCTTCCTCAGCCGCGGTGTACGGCAGCCAGGACTCCTCCATGAAAGAATCCGACGGCGGCAAGCCCAATAACATTTACGGTTTCTCCAAGTGGGTGCTCGAAAGTCTCGCCCGCAGCTACGAAGGCAAACTCAAAGTCGTGGGCGTCCGTTATTTCAACGTCTTCGGCCCGCGCGAATACTACAAAGGCGCCGCGGCCAGCATGATCTACCAGCTCACCCAACAGATGCTCGCCGGCAAACGGCCCCGCATTTTCAAGTATGGCGAACAGAAGCGCGACCACATTTACGTCAAGGACGTGGTCGAATGCACGCTGAAAGCGCGCCTGGCCAAGGAAAACACTGTCGTGAACGTCGGGACAGGCGAGGCCACTTCTTTTAACGAAATTATCGCCGCGATCAACGAGGGACTGGGCACGTCGCTCGAGCCCGATTACTTCGACAATCCTTACGACTTCTACCAGAACTTCACTCAGGCCGACATGAGCCACACGCGCAAGGCCATCGGCTTCGAAAGAAAGTATTCGACCCACGACGGCATCGTCGAATACGTGCGCCAGTATCTGCTTCCCGCTTCCCACGCCTCTGCCGCGCGCTGATCAGGAACCGTGCACTTTCCGGTGAGCTGAAAACTTCAGCGGCACGCGGAACGCAAACCGGCTTCCTTTTCCAGGCTCGCTCTCAACCCAGATCCTGCCGCTGTGAAGTTCCACGATTTCTTTGGTGATGGTCAGGCCCAGGCCTGAACTCGAAATCCCGGAAGGCTGCGAAAGACTCACCTGCACGAATTTGTCGAAAATCTTCTTTTGATCCTCGGGCTCGATGCCGACACCTGTGTCTCGCACCCCGACCTCGATGCCGATGCCGCCCGGAAGCGTCTCGTCTTTCACATTCTTGCGCAATTCCACGGTGATTGTGCCTTTGTCCGGCGTGAATTTGATGGCATTGCCGACGAGATTGGTAATCACCTGCGTGAGACGGTCCGGATCCGCTTCCAGCTCGACATCCTCGTGGCTGGGAAAATCCGCTTTGACAGTAACGCCTTTGTCTTTCGCCCAGGTCTCGACCGTGGAGATCACGTGCTGGATGAGCCCGTTCACCGGGAACGTGCTGGGCTTCAGGTTCATCTGTCCGGCTTCGAGCCGCTGTACGTCCAGCAGGTCGTTGATCAGGCGCGAGAGACGTTCGATGTTGCGCTGCGCGATGTCGAGGAATTTTTTCTGTTCCGGCGTCACGCTGCCGACTTCCTGATCCGCGATGAGCGCGAGCGATTTCTGGATGGCGACCAGCGGCGTGCGCAATTCGTGCGAAACATTGCCCACGAACTTGGTCTTGAGGTCGTCCAATTCTTTTTGCCGTGTGATGTCGGACAGCACCGACACCATGCCGACGGTCTGGCCGTCCTCGTTTTCGATGATGGCCGAGCTTGCGTTCAGGACGCGCTTGGTTTCGTCGTTAGGCGCGAAAAGCTCCACCTGCTGCGACAGGACGTTCTGCTGGTCGCGCAGATTGCCTGTGGCCATGGACACGACATGCTCCGCTCCGAGCCCCTCCGTGACGGCCTTGCCCAGCTTGTCGCTTTTTTTCACGCCCAGCATTTTTTCCGCCGCGGGATTCATGAGCACCACCTTGCCGTGCTCGTCGACGATGAGGAGCCCCTCGGCCATGTTGTGGATGACCGCGTCCATCCTCTCCTTCTGGTGGCGGACGACTTTATTTTCCAGTTCCAGCGTCTGCAGCTTTTTATCGATCGTGCCGTCGGACGTGGCATCGTAAAGCGCGGCCCGCCTTTTTAATTCCTCGAGTTCCTCGGCGTCGATCGAGACTTTTTTCTTTTTCTTGTCTTCGGTCTCGTCGATCTTGGAAAAAATCTTCTGGATGGTCTCTGCCGACAGCCCGACCTCGCCCATCTCTTCGGTCAAGTTCGTCTGAAGGCGCTCGCGGACGTCCTTGTCCTTGAAAAGTTTCTTGGCCATTTTCTCCAGCAGCTTCACGTCCTCGGGATGCTCCGCGTGCGTGCGCTTCATCATCTGGATCCGGAATTCGTCGGTGGCCTCTTCGAAGATGCCGGGAATTTTCTTCTTCAACTTGTCGAAGCCCGCGCTCTCGTCCAGGCCTGAAAGGCCCTTTTCGAGCTCCTTGGCGAGCTTTTCGAGCGCCTTCGTGATGTCTTTTCCCTGCTCGACCAGAAACGCGAGCAGTCCGTCGATCAAGAGCTTCACGGTCTGGCGGATCAGCTGCTCGAGCCGCACTTCGTCTTCGACGTCGGCGAGCGCGGCCTGGACGATGTCTTTGGGATTTTTTTCGAGCTGGTCCACGATTTTTTCCGGATTGATGGACAGCGGCGCGCCGAAAACAACGCCCGGCATGCCGGAAACGGGGCCGCTTCCGCCCCCTCCCCCTCCTCCGCCTCCGCCTGAAACCCCGCCCGGAGGCAGGTCCGTTCCCTGCTTGAGACGGCGGATCACTTCCGCGATATCCGTGATGGGCAAAGCCGATTCCTTGCCGGACGCAGACGCGGTCCCGGTCCCGGCTTCGCCGCTTTCCCCGATGCCGCCGTCGCCCGGCTGGGCGCCTTCCTGCACCACGACTTCGCCGTCTTCAACGAGCTGGAATTTGCCCTGGGAGAGCCGGATATGCGGCAGCTTGGCCTCTTCGAACGCCTTTTTGAAGCCGCCCCGGTCGGTCAGCGATTTCGCGCGCATGGACATGAGCGAGACCAGATCGGAAATTTCGGCCATCGAAACCCCGCGGTCGAGAACGATGCCGTCGAGGCCCAGGCGCTCGAGATCTTTGGCAAGGTCATGCGCGGCCGCTTCTTTGTCCGAAACGGGATTGCCGTCGACCAGAAGCTTGTGCTGCATGGCTCCCAAAGTCAGCTTTTCATGTTTGAGGAAATAAATCTCGACCTCTTCCCCGAGATTTTTCAGCGTCTCCTGCGTGATCGGATGCTTCTCCGAATAAAGCCGCTGCTGCTTCAGGGCAAAAGACAGGGTTTTGACGAGAGTCAAAAAAGCCGTGGATTGTTGGCTCATGAACCGCTTTCGGTGTTAGGCCGCGCTGGTTTTGAGGTTTCTCTCGATCGCTTCGAGGAGGCCTTTCATATTGGCTGACTTCACGAAATAATCTTTCACGCCTTCGAGCTGGAACATGTCTTTCATGGGCTCGTAGGAAGTCAGGACGATGAGCGGAAGGTCTTTCATGTCCGTTTCTTTTTTCAGGCGCCTCACGAAGGTGTAGCCGTCGACTTTCGGCATCTTGATGTCCAGGATGACCAGCTGCGGGCGAGTGGCCTGCGCCCTCTCCAGACCTTCTTCGCCGTTGAAAGCCGTGACCACCTCATAGCCTTTCCGCTTGAGGTCGAATTCCAAAAGCTGCACAAAATCGTGGTCGTCATCGACGATGAGTATTTTCGCCATGCTCTCTCCTTATCACTGTAACTGTTGAAGCGTCCGCATCACCTGGATCATCGAAGGCCCCAGAATGACGACGAAAAGCGCCGGAAAAATAAAAAGAACGAGGGGAAAAAGAACTTTGATCGGGATCTTCTGGATCCGCTCCTTGATGTGCATTTTGTATTTTTCACGCAGCGTTTCCGACTGGACGCGGAAGGTCAGCGCGAGCTCCGAGCCCATCTTCTGCGCCTGCACGATGGCCGAGACCACGCTGTTCAGGTCTTCGATCTCGATCCTCTTGGCCATGGCGCGGAGCGCGTCTTCCATGGGAATGCCTGCGTTGATTTCGTCGGCGGCGCGGCGCAGCTCGCGGCCGAGCGGGCTTGCTTCCATTTCGTTGGCGATGCGCAGCAGCGTCGAATTGAGCGCGAGGCCGGCCTCGAGGCAGACCACCATAAGATCGAGCGCGCCCGGAAGCTCCCGGTGCATGCGGTCGATGCGCCGCCTTTTCATGGTGATACGCAGCACGCGCACCACGATGATCGGGATGACACCGAGGATGATCCCGGAATTGAAAATCGGAAAATGCAGCTTCTGCAGTGCGATGAACCCGCAGGCCAGCCAGGCAATGGCAAACATGAGGAAGGTCGGCGAATTCCAGATGTTTTCCCCGCCCGAGCGCTGATACTTCGTCGAAAAATTCAGGTCCATCAGGTTTTCTTTGGCGACGACCGCGGGCGCGGCGCCTTCCTGGAGGGACTGGACCCGGCGGGCGATCATGCGCTTTTCGGAAAAAGAATTTCCCACGTACATGAAGATCATGAACCCGCTCAGCCCGAAAAGCATTCCGATCAACAACTGCATTTTTCCTCCCCTCTAAACCACACGGAAACTGGTGATTTTCCGGATCAGCATCGCGCCGATGAACTGCAGCCCGATCGCGAAGCCGAAGACCTTCCTGCCCGATTCTTCCTGCAGCAGCGGATCGAAGTAGTGCGGGTTCATGAGCCACAAGAGAAACGCGAGGCCGATGGGCAGCATGATCAGCACGATGCCCGTCACTTTCCCCTGGGCGCTCAGGACGTTGATTTCCCGGTGCATGCTCAGCCTTTCACGGATCGTGTTCTCGACGTGCGTGAGCAGTTCCACCATGTTGCCGCCGATTTCGTTCTGGATGAAGATGCCCAGCACGAAGATACGCAGGTCGATCGTATCGATGCGGCGGTAAAGTTCTCCGAGCGCCTCGGTCAGCTGGCTGCCGAGCTCGATCTCGTGGACCATGTGCGCGAATTCGCGCGCCACCGGCTGAGGCCCTTCCTTGGCCACCATTTTGAATGCCGCCTGGATCCCCTGTCCGGCGCGGAGCGCGCTCTTGATCAGGATGAGCGCGTCCGGAAACACGATCGTGAACCGGTTCACATAGCGCTTTTTGTTCACGATGAGAACCCAGTAAGGCAGGAGCGCCATGAACAGCGTGATGACGATCGAAAGAAAAAAGTTGCCGGAAACAAGCTGGGACAGCAGGAACACGACCACCGACCACAGCAGGTCTCCCAGCACAAAAATGCCGATGGGCACGGTCCAGCCCGTGAAGGACAGCAGCGTGAAAAGTTTTTTGCTGATGGGCTGGCGCTTGAGGGCCTGATTCAGGCGGAAGATGTTGCTGAAAGTCGTCGAGCGCTCGATGTTGCTCTTGCGCAGGAACAGGCTTTCGACACGGGCCTTGATCTTGCGGTTCTCACGCCCGGTGCCTTCCTTGAACAGCTCCAGGATGAAATAGATCACGCAGCCGACGAAGAGCGAAGACAAAAGTGAAAAGAGAAGAGGCCTCATGGGACATTTTCCGTTAATACCGCGTGCGCACTTTTTTCATGGCGGCGTCCAGGAACTTGGGACGAATGTCATGAAAGGTGAACTCGCCGATAACGTTTCCCTCCGTGTCGACACCTTTTTGCTGGAAAGAGAAGACTTCCTGCAGGCTGATCACGTCGCCTTCCATACCCGTAACTTCCGTGACCGATTCGACCCGGCGCACGCCGTCCGTAAAGCGGCGGATCTGGACGATAAGATGGAACGCGGCCCCGATCTGCCGGATGATCGCATGATGGATCAGGTTGGAATTGGCCATCAGCACCATGGTTTCGATGCGGCCCACGGCATCGCGGGGGCTGTTGGCGTGGACCGTCGTGATCGATCCTTCATGGCCGGTATTCATGGCCTGGAGCATGTCCAGCGCTTCTTCGCCGCGCACTTCGCCGACGACAATGCGGTCGGGACGCATACGCAGGGCGTTCTTCACCAGATCACGCTGCGTGACCTGCCCGCGGCCTTCCAGATTCGCCGGACGCGTTTCGAGCCGGACCACGTGGCCCTGCTGGAGCTGGAGTTCGGCCGCGTCTTCAATCGTGATGATGCGTTCGTCGCTGGGAATATAAGAGGACAGGATGTTGAGGACCGTCGTTTTACCGGAACCTGTGCCGCCCGAAACCAGGATATTGAGCTTGGACTTCACGGCAATTTCCAGGATGCGCATGATTTCCTCGGTCGCGGATTTGCGCGCGATGAGATCCTCTGCCCTGAACGGAATTTTCTTGAAACGGCGGATCGAGAGCACAGGGCCGTCGAGCGCAAGCGGCGGAATGACCGCGTTGACGCGGGACCCGTCGGCCAGGCGCGCGTCCACCATGGGCGAAGACTCGTCGATGCGGCGGCCCACGCGCGCCACGATGCGGCTGATGATGTGGCGCAGGTGGTCGTCGTCCTTGAAATGCGTCTCCGCCTTCACCAGCTTGCCGTGCTTTTCGACGAAGACATTGTGCGCATTGTTGACAAGGATTTCGTCGATGTTGGGGTCCGCGAGAAGGGGTTCGAGGGGGCCGAGACCGAAAGTCTCGTTGACGACTTCCTGGATGATTTCTTCGCGCTCGCCCGCCGTGACCGCGATTTTTTCTTCGCTGAAGATGACACGGACGAGCTCGCCGACTTCCTTGCGCGCCTGGTCCGGCTCCAGCATCATGAGGGCCTCAAGATTCAGCCGGTCGATCAGGTTCCGGTGCATCTTGATTTTGACTTCCTGGAGAAAATTGCGCCGTTTTTCTTCGACATTCCCGAAAGCAGAATTTTTTTTGGAGGTTTCTTCCGAGTCCCCGCCTTTGCGGAGCCTGTCGCTAAGCGGCATCTTTCTCCCCTCCGTTCTGCTTCACTGCGCCGGAGTCTTCTTTGCCCGCTGGTTTCTTGCCGTCCTTGCGTTTGCTGAACATCTTTTCGAGAAGCGTGGGCCTCCTCTCGACAGCCTGGAAATCATGCACGAAATGCTCGGCCAGACCGTGGAATTCCTTGGCAAGGATCGACGACGCGTCCAGCTCCGAAACCGGGATACCCGCGTTCAGGGAACGGGATGCCGTCACGTAATCGTTGGAAAAATTGTATGCGATCGGATACCTGAGAATCTCTTCCGCTTTCTGCAGGTCGAACTTTTCGTATTTGGAATTGTAACGGTTGAGCAGGATCTTGAATTTGCCCTCGACGTAGCCCAGGCGCTCGAAGACTTCCAGGCAGCGCAGTGTGTTTTTCAGGACGGGCAGATGAAGGTCGGTCGTCAGCAGGATGTGCTTGGAATTGTCCATGACCGTGATGACGGGATCGGTCAGCGAGTGGCCGCCATCCACGATGATGTAATCATAAAACTTGCGCAGGACCTGATGGAGCTGGTGGATCTGGTCCGTACGGATTTTTTCGGCTTCTTCCGGCCTCTTGGCGCCGGGCAGGATCGAGACACCGCTCGGATGGACGGGCAGGACGCCCGCCAGGTACTGCGCGTCGATGCGCGGCAGATTTTCCAAAAGGTCCGTCAGCGACGCGACGGGATCGTAATCGAAAAAGAACGATACGTCGCCGTTCTGGAACACCATGTCCCAGATCAGGACTCTCTGCCCCGTGAGTTCATGGAGCGCGACCGCCGTGTTGCAGGAAAGGAATGTGGTCCCGATGCCGCCCTTGTAGCTGAAAAACGTGTACGTTTCGCCGAGCTGGCGCTCTTCACCGGCCTTCGGGCGCTCGTGCGACAGCCGCTTGATCATGGTCTTGATCTCGGCCGAATCCAGCGGCAGCTTCAAAAAATCCCTCACGCCTTTTTTGATGCAGTTCAGCATGAAATCCGCGTCGAGATTCGGAGAGGAAACAACAACGGGAATGCGCTCGGAAACGCGGCTCAACTGTTCAAGAAACGTCATCTTCTCGTCGTATTTTTCCGGCTCCACGTGGATCACGATGAGCTGGGGAGCGAAATGGATGACTGCTTCTTCCATGGTCGGGATCTTCTCGAAGACTTTAATCTTGAGATTGTTCCCGGCAATGTCTCCGGCTTCGCGGCTGAGGAGATTTCTCAAGTCGCGGTTCAGTTCGAGGTCACTGGAGATGAGCGCGATTCGAAGTTCCAAAGAAGTCCCTTTCTCAGCCCGCGGGAGGCTTTACGGTTTGCGCGGCGGTAGTCCTGGCCGCCCTTTTCGTGAGCGGCGCGGGATCCCAGTCGAGTTCCGCCTGCATCTGGTCCAGATTCTGGACCGCGGGAGTATTTGCGATTTGGACCGCGGGCTTTTGCGTTTCTTTCACGGGAAGTCTCGGCGCGGGCGCAACAGGCCGGGGTTCTGCCATCGTGATCCGGGGAGCGGGTTCGCGCTCGGCCGCGGGCGTTTCGTAACGGGCCATGGTGTCGCGGATGTTGCGCTGGTTGTTCAGGAGAAACTCCTGAACAGCTTCCTGCTGTTCGTCTTTGACTTTGTTGGGTTCGAATTTGGAAGCCAGCGTCAGGGCATCGCCGTCCGCAAGATCGTCTTCCGGGATCTGCTGCGACGGATCCACAAGCACGGGCGTCACGATAACAAGCAGCTCCGTGTCTTCATAACTGTGGCTGGTATTGTCGAAGAGCTTGCCGATCAGCGGAACCCTTCTCAAAAAAGGAACGCCGGCATCGGCGACATTGATCTTCTGCTGCAGCAGGCCGCCGATCAAAAGCGTTTCGCGGTTCCTGAGCTCGACGACCGTGTTCGTACGGATCGTCGTGAAGGACGGGATCGTCACGTTGTTGACGTTGACGCCGTTGGCAAAGTCGAGGGCGCTTACTTCCGGCGCGACCGTCAGCCGGATTTTTCCGTTCGGGAGGATCTCAGGCGTAAACGTGAGCCGCGTGCCGAATTCGCGGTAGTCCACGCCGACGTTCGTGCTGGAAATCGCGACAACCGCCGCCTCGCCGCCGACGAGGAAGCTGGCTTCCTGGCCGTCGCTCGCAAGAAGATTGGGCCGCGCGATGATCTTGCCGATGCCTTTGGATTCGAGCGATTTGACGAACGTGTTGATGCCCTGGTCACGCGTGAAATAAGGAATCCAGTGCACTCCCGCTGTGCTGGGAACGGTGCTCAGCGTGTGATAGGACACCGCGCTGTTGCGGGGCGTGAAATCGACGTCTTGGTCCAGCGTGGCGCCCGTGCCGCCCGGCCGGATCAGAGGCCCGATGTTTCTTCCCAGATACTGCATGTCGACGCCGAAATCGTAATCCTGGGAATGATTGAGCTGCACGAAACGGATCTTAAGAAGGACCTGCT contains:
- a CDS encoding pilus assembly protein N-terminal domain-containing protein, with protein sequence MRQACSDVKAKAFKSAILLTAFVFGLLPSAPAAQDNGSAVTVPTAPAAASVETGEQGQALNQSAKSAGPQILTDINQSTWLKSIEMEKGHLSLVAGRSHLMRLQRNIARISVSNPDIVDAVILSPNEILLNAKDEGSVNIILWDHMNRVTVFDITVTQDPDILYEVLNKIAPETKFEVFPSNEVFVVKGDVDSVAKQKEVEKAANAFAEGSVSLVRVTGAKQVLLKIRFVQLNHSQDYDFGVDMQYLGRNIGPLIRPGGTGATLDQDVDFTPRNSAVSYHTLSTVPSTAGVHWIPYFTRDQGINTFVKSLESKGIGKIIARPNLLASDGQEASFLVGGEAAVVAISSTNVGVDYREFGTRLTFTPEILPNGKIRLTVAPEVSALDFANGVNVNNVTIPSFTTIRTNTVVELRNRETLLIGGLLQQKINVADAGVPFLRRVPLIGKLFDNTSHSYEDTELLVIVTPVLVDPSQQIPEDDLADGDALTLASKFEPNKVKDEQQEAVQEFLLNNQRNIRDTMARYETPAAEREPAPRITMAEPRPVAPAPRLPVKETQKPAVQIANTPAVQNLDQMQAELDWDPAPLTKRAARTTAAQTVKPPAG
- a CDS encoding response regulator, translating into MAKILIVDDDHDFVQLLEFDLKRKGYEVVTAFNGEEGLERAQATRPQLVILDIKMPKVDGYTFVRRLKKETDMKDLPLIVLTSYEPMKDMFQLEGVKDYFVKSANMKGLLEAIERNLKTSAA
- a CDS encoding type II secretion system F family protein; amino-acid sequence: MRPLLFSLLSSLFVGCVIYFILELFKEGTGRENRKIKARVESLFLRKSNIERSTTFSNIFRLNQALKRQPISKKLFTLLSFTGWTVPIGIFVLGDLLWSVVVFLLSQLVSGNFFLSIVITLFMALLPYWVLIVNKKRYVNRFTIVFPDALILIKSALRAGQGIQAAFKMVAKEGPQPVAREFAHMVHEIELGSQLTEALGELYRRIDTIDLRIFVLGIFIQNEIGGNMVELLTHVENTIRERLSMHREINVLSAQGKVTGIVLIMLPIGLAFLLWLMNPHYFDPLLQEESGRKVFGFAIGLQFIGAMLIRKITSFRVV
- a CDS encoding ATP-binding protein codes for the protein MSQQSTAFLTLVKTLSFALKQQRLYSEKHPITQETLKNLGEEVEIYFLKHEKLTLGAMQHKLLVDGNPVSDKEAAAHDLAKDLERLGLDGIVLDRGVSMAEISDLVSLMSMRAKSLTDRGGFKKAFEEAKLPHIRLSQGKFQLVEDGEVVVQEGAQPGDGGIGESGEAGTGTASASGKESALPITDIAEVIRRLKQGTDLPPGGVSGGGGGGGGGGSGPVSGMPGVVFGAPLSINPEKIVDQLEKNPKDIVQAALADVEDEVRLEQLIRQTVKLLIDGLLAFLVEQGKDITKALEKLAKELEKGLSGLDESAGFDKLKKKIPGIFEEATDEFRIQMMKRTHAEHPEDVKLLEKMAKKLFKDKDVRERLQTNLTEEMGEVGLSAETIQKIFSKIDETEDKKKKKVSIDAEELEELKRRAALYDATSDGTIDKKLQTLELENKVVRHQKERMDAVIHNMAEGLLIVDEHGKVVLMNPAAEKMLGVKKSDKLGKAVTEGLGAEHVVSMATGNLRDQQNVLSQQVELFAPNDETKRVLNASSAIIENEDGQTVGMVSVLSDITRQKELDDLKTKFVGNVSHELRTPLVAIQKSLALIADQEVGSVTPEQKKFLDIAQRNIERLSRLINDLLDVQRLEAGQMNLKPSTFPVNGLIQHVISTVETWAKDKGVTVKADFPSHEDVELEADPDRLTQVITNLVGNAIKFTPDKGTITVELRKNVKDETLPGGIGIEVGVRDTGVGIEPEDQKKIFDKFVQVSLSQPSGISSSGLGLTITKEIVELHSGRIWVESEPGKGSRFAFRVPLKFSAHRKVHGS
- the rfaD gene encoding ADP-glyceromanno-heptose 6-epimerase; protein product: MKNVLITGGAGFIGSNLALEIQSRYPEAHVTVLDDFRVGSFKNLIGFRGDVMAYDVADKSWVSILAARPLDTVFHLASITDTTVLDEKKMMFDNVEGFRNVLELAHSKKADVVFASSAAVYGSQDSSMKESDGGKPNNIYGFSKWVLESLARSYEGKLKVVGVRYFNVFGPREYYKGAAASMIYQLTQQMLAGKRPRIFKYGEQKRDHIYVKDVVECTLKARLAKENTVVNVGTGEATSFNEIIAAINEGLGTSLEPDYFDNPYDFYQNFTQADMSHTRKAIGFERKYSTHDGIVEYVRQYLLPASHASAAR
- a CDS encoding CpaF family protein, with protein sequence MPLSDRLRKGGDSEETSKKNSAFGNVEEKRRNFLQEVKIKMHRNLIDRLNLEALMMLEPDQARKEVGELVRVIFSEEKIAVTAGEREEIIQEVVNETFGLGPLEPLLADPNIDEILVNNAHNVFVEKHGKLVKAETHFKDDDHLRHIISRIVARVGRRIDESSPMVDARLADGSRVNAVIPPLALDGPVLSIRRFKKIPFRAEDLIARKSATEEIMRILEIAVKSKLNILVSGGTGSGKTTVLNILSSYIPSDERIITIEDAAELQLQQGHVVRLETRPANLEGRGQVTQRDLVKNALRMRPDRIVVGEVRGEEALDMLQAMNTGHEGSITTVHANSPRDAVGRIETMVLMANSNLIHHAIIRQIGAAFHLIVQIRRFTDGVRRVESVTEVTGMEGDVISLQEVFSFQQKGVDTEGNVIGEFTFHDIRPKFLDAAMKKVRTRY
- a CDS encoding type II secretion system F family protein, which produces MQLLIGMLFGLSGFMIFMYVGNSFSEKRMIARRVQSLQEGAAPAVVAKENLMDLNFSTKYQRSGGENIWNSPTFLMFAIAWLACGFIALQKLHFPIFNSGIILGVIPIIVVRVLRITMKRRRIDRMHRELPGALDLMVVCLEAGLALNSTLLRIANEMEASPLGRELRRAADEINAGIPMEDALRAMAKRIEIEDLNSVVSAIVQAQKMGSELALTFRVQSETLREKYKMHIKERIQKIPIKVLFPLVLFIFPALFVVILGPSMIQVMRTLQQLQ
- the trmB gene encoding tRNA (guanosine(46)-N7)-methyltransferase TrmB — encoded protein: MKTSLAAEKPKAEDALPLPRRPSGPHEKLPVEMPAFTELFETPGPLEVEIGCGKAKFMLDRAIQNPGVNFVGIDYAGKWMKIGQKRGEKRNLPNVRFFRVHAQPFLEKYLPDASVSIFHIYFPDPWPKRRHGKRRLVTAPLLRQLHRKLVPQGRVELASDHKDYYELMRGAARETSSLWKKMTESNTRFFCPEFQTNYEAKYAAEGRPLHYLELCK
- the folB gene encoding dihydroneopterin aldolase; protein product: MKAAENNDRIFLTGLQISCIIGIFDWERKTRQKILIDLEIPTDVRKAARRDRIEDATDYKKIAKRTAAFVKESRFYLIETLAEKLAGLLLKEFRLKEIKLRVSKPGAVRGSDNVGIEITRKAGRR